A window of Drosophila santomea strain STO CAGO 1482 chromosome X, Prin_Dsan_1.1, whole genome shotgun sequence genomic DNA:
GTGGCCAGGGCCATTGCCCAGGGACGCGGAAAGTCGGTGGCCAGGAACAGCAGTGGCAGCCGGAGGCGTGGCCACTAGTCTGGATACTTAGCTCAATGCGATTTGTTTGTAAATCAGcctaatgatttttttttttgctatttatatgaatactatttatttatttatttattctacTTGTAACTAGACAAATtgaacacacacaaaagcacacacacacaacaaaaaagaaaaacgagaAAGCTCATCTAAATAgactgaaaaatgtttattaaaattgaaaaaaaaaattaaaaataattgagaAAAACGTACAAGTGTTTTAACTGGCGGCAATAAAGTGTTAATTCtttaattaacaaacaaacaaaatgtaaatgttaTATGCTCAAAGAGAGCAGCCAAATTGATGCTAATAGTTTGCGTGTGAAGAATCGGTAGCTGCCTTCTTCCCAGCAGTATAACAGTATGACAGTATCACAGTATAACAGGCAACCAACCAAAGTAAAAGTCCGAAATGAAAAGCATCAAAATCAGCGGCATTTCGTCAATATGCAAATGCGTTGGCCTTAATTGGGCAATCGGAAGACGAGAAGAACGCGGCTCGGAGAATGGAGAACGGAGAACGGAGAACGATGAATGGTGAACGAAGAATGGAGAACGAAGAATTGAGAACGCGAAAAACCGTTAGCCGGAGGCTGCGGCTCACCGATCGATTTGCGAACGCATTAAATCCGCACCAACTGCCCAATCGATCGCACCTCAAGATTCGCGATACTATTCCCAGAATATTCCAATAATATGCAACGCCTACCCtggaagtgggcgtggctgccgCTAATGCTACTAATCACTGCGAAATGGGAGCAGGTGGGCGGCCGCAGCTATACGGACTTAGCACGCACCGATAGTCAGCTAACGAGGCTACCATTCTTTGGCGGCGGTGTGGGTCACCTGCTGCGATATCTGCACCCCTTGTCGTTGAGTTCGCCATCCGAACGCGGCAGAATCTCGGAGCTGCGCAGCGAACTGGATGCCAACTATGTGAGCTACCGCGGTGCGCAGCTGTGGAAGCTGAACTTCAACGCCACCCGGGGCTCATCCATGGCGGAgcgggaggaggaggacgacgaggtGGCTGAGGAGCGACAGGTGCTGGCTTCGCCGGATGCCCAATTCAACGAGGTGGTCGCTTTATTCGGTGAGTTTAAAACTAATGCCCGCAGGCGCTTTCAAGAAGTCTGTCATGCCACAACAATAGAATAGAAGAGAAATTGTCAAGCCTTGCCCCACACACTCGCGGCCGCGAAACTAGAGCTACTAGCGCTTACACTTGCGTATGCAGTGTTTTGGCCATATCAATGCGAAAAATGGTTATAAAATCAATTGCCATACCTTTTTGAGCTCGCAATTTGACCTCCAACCGATTGGCATTcaaatcttaaaaaaaattatttttgccattttttgcatattttgatGATGTcaccccttacaaaaaatgcaaaaattcgcaaaaaaaataatttctccAAAAGTGACAGGAATGGTTTGCATTGGTTATTAGCTGCTCAAAACAGTTATTCTTTCATCTTTACGatcatttttagccaagttacGATTAAAATGGCcattgaaaattgttttaattttaccGAAATCCGTTTTTCAGacttttggccataaaataatcagttttttgaatatttcttAGATAATATTTGTCTGATTATGGAATGCCACatctcgttgaattcgtaattaaatttccaatcgaacggTATCCTTAAAAGGTGATTCTAttttttagccattttttgcaaattttgatgatgttaccccttacaaaaaatgcgaaaatttggccgaaaattattttaacaatgtcggtcaaaaagtgatttggtaggttagtattggtaattaggagtacaaatATGTAATTCTTTTCACTTTCGGACCATTTTTAGtcaagttataccgaaaataccaatcgtaaatattgaaattttggcgaaaatcgattttctggttttttgcgaatattattatcagtattttgatcagaacattctTAATaatggtccaaatatggattgttatacctcgttgagctcgttATTAAATTCCCAATCGAATTGCATTCCAACTTTGACATGTAAAATTTGACCCATTTTTCGCCAATTTTGACGATGTTACCCTtaccaaaaatgcaaaaaattgaaaacaaaaaaaattaatttgtcaaaatttttcaaaaagtgAATGGGATGGTTAGTTTTGGTAATTAGCTGCACACAACAGCATTTCTTTTAGCAGTATGGCCATTTTTAGTAGAGTTATGACGAACAACCCATTTGTAATCGATCGCCAGCTGCTAGTGTCTTGACCGCGTCTGTCCCGATGAGAGGCGCGGTCTGGGAGGGGTCAGGGCGGGTCGGGTCAGGTCAGGTCAGCTCGGCCACCTGAGCACGCATTCGCACGCATAAATTTGTGGTTTTCGCATAATTCAGAGAACCGCTAACCCAGAACCCAAAAAAGACGAGAACCCAGTTTGATATTCAGTTCGAAGATGCCGCCACTGGAAGCGCTCACGTTTGTGGCCCTCATCGGATCGGTTCTTGGCCAgaagctgctgctgtggcGCAGCGTCTCCGTGCCGGAGATCTCCGGAATCTCCGGTCTGCCCCTCGCCCTGCTGACCCTCAATAGCAGCGAGCTGTACGAGTCCACGCTGGAGGGCTTGCAGTGGCTATCGCCGCTGGATCTGCGTCGCTTCGACTTCCTGTCGCCGGGCTCCTCGTTCCAGATAAACAGGCGCTACCGGAATGGCAGCCAGGTGCAGCGATACTACGGCTTCCAGCTGTGGAAGGTCCACGAAACGCGGCTGGAACAGCCGGAACTCAGAGCCTTTTGGAGGCACTTCGGTATAAACATATGCATAACGTGCCAGTCTTTAGGtcttaaatatgcaaaaatatccAAATATCTAAGCTACCAACTAATGTGAATATGCCATTAACCCAATTCCGAATTCAAAAAGGAATTACGACCTTCCTAACGCTTTTCGACTTCTTTCAGGCAGCGAGGTGTGGAATATCAACCAGGATGGCATCGACATCCTCATCGAGCAACGCAACGTGGCCGATGCCCGCAAGTTCATGGACCAGGTGGGCTACAGCTACAACATAATGATCGACGACATTGAAACGGCCATCGATGAGACCTACGTGGAAGTGCCGGCCGTGGAACATCCATTGGATTCCGTGCGCAACAATTCGCTGCCATGGATGGAAGTACCGGGTTCAACGATGAACTGGCGGCGTTACCACGATC
This region includes:
- the LOC120456888 gene encoding mast cell carboxypeptidase A isoform X1, translated to MQRLPWKWAWLPLMLLITAKWEQVGGRSYTDLARTDSQLTRLPFFGGGVGHLLRYLHPLSLSSPSERGRISELRSELDANYVSYRGAQLWKLNFNATRGSSMAEREEEDDEVAEERQVLASPDAQFNEVVALFALTFVALIGSVLGQKLLLWRSVSVPEISGISGLPLALLTLNSSELYESTLEGLQWLSPLDLRRFDFLSPGSSFQINRRYRNGSQVQRYYGFQLWKVHETRLEQPELRAFWRHFGSEVWNINQDGIDILIEQRNVADARKFMDQVGYSYNIMIDDIETAIDETYVEVPAVEHPLDSVRNNSLPWMEVPGSTMNWRRYHDQADIKQFLQTLLETYEENVELIQIGVTRNKRPLEVIRVSNGNPDNWAVFVDAGLQARDWLSPAALTYAIAKLTYLWGRPKGGGQRQSRAERAMRRIDWYFLPLANPDGYQYSRHTDRLWTKNRGYDTASGCYGVNLDRNFDYGWDGTGSTSNPCKNLYRGAQSFSEPESRAVRSFLSGMREYLGAYVSLGGYGQAITYPWGDADYVTENQRDLKQTARRAVLALRRLNQAEYTSGTSYRQKLARPGNSADWVQDRIGPQLVFNMFLKDQGRYGYLLPPHYIVESGEEVFEFLRTIAQQLE